Proteins encoded by one window of Ostrinia nubilalis chromosome 23, ilOstNubi1.1, whole genome shotgun sequence:
- the LOC135083200 gene encoding uncharacterized protein LOC135083200 produces MAFSDLCHIGNTYKTVENESDQSERIMEENSMVRDLITKILDETTPTEGSSSNPVQDKTLSGLPGQYPKADTNTSYVPPSYYQNLYNYGQNDQNGCNYLQNGYGGSNFVNYPESDVSTLLGIDPFPESNSDVTPEQLNLLRLAAQEIGGAQFSSPKYDDKYYNFFEPSQRNSLPDTTYMNNYNRPNSLNLDLNYGSYENPFNNQRFPNKFDGYKDQSQEAELLSYLNHLNLSMDRSRDENPIQNNMDFKMPMDGHYQEDFNKMQEKMFYNQGFQQPPPKNFIGDNFYDMMSQMNERSPIQNFEYPNQNTPVSGANNLNFKPNGFHQNDFMQRRDINQMPRENYPVNGLNEQRTNFENALGNNQALLRQNQELARQMTMLMRNRPPPNPLNVDVSFLHENTPFNLGLGALLGPSPPVPPPVLPSPMLDLPLLAPFYAMRNMRGAASSSSILHARLDACYEQWRQLERERKRTEARLALAYPGRAVSSSNSIPVPRLPPCPTRVDRLTVDMLREHTKLDSMARLALAYPGRAVSSSNSIPVPRLPPCPTRVDRLTVDMLREHTKVLTLMGKMETLRASVCVAQNKKPVKSEDAKITVLKRGQENVAHDKEKDSGVDPATFDPSSWKDDVKNLAEIAPHSEVESAMLSWRSAVGAVQAARRRELSPHHARYMRSDPILQLAEAVKQLGVCARRARCAMWCDLTLTVALAPAPARPHRAKSPLLCRLVPAILQLAEAVKQLGVCARRARCAMWCDLTLTVALAPAPARPHRAKSPRSCRLVPAILQLAEAVKQLGVCARRARCAMWCDLTLTVALAPAPARPRPPARTEPRSVA; encoded by the exons atggCCTTCAGTGATCTATGTCACATAGGTAATACGTACAAAACCGTCGAAAATGAATCTGATCAG TCGGAACGCATTATGGAGGAAAACTCGATGGTCCGTGATCTCATCACAAAGATTCTCGACGAGACAACACCTACAGAAGGAAGCAG CTCAAACCCGGTCCAGGATAAAACGCTAAGCGGTCTACCTGGCCAGTACCCCAAAGCCGACACAAACACCTCATACGTACCACCGTCATACTACCAGAACCTATACAACTATGGCCAAAACGACCAGAACGGCTGTAACTATTTACAAAACGGTTATGGAGGCTCAAACTTCGTCAATTACCCTGAAAGTGACGTCAGCACCTTACTGGGCATCGACCCGTTCCCAGAATCCAACTCTGACGTCACGCCAGAACAGCTCAACCTTCTCCGATTAGCTGCCCAGGAGATTGGCGGCGCCCAATTCTCGAGTCCAAAGTACGACGACAAGTATTACAACTTCTTCGAACCGAGCCAAAGAAACTCGCTACCTGACACGACATACATGAACAACTACAACCGACCGAACAGTTTGAATTTGGATTTGAACTATGGCAGCTACGAAAACCCATTTAATAACCAGCGATTCCCGAACAAATTCGACGGTTACAAAGACCAGAGTCAGGAGGCAGAGTTGCTAAGCTATTTGAACCATTTGAACCTATCGATGGATCGATCGAGAGACGAAAATCCGATCCAAAATAACATGGATTTCAAAATGCCCATGGACGGGCATTACCAAGAAGACTTCAACAAAATGCAGGAGAAAATGTTTTACAATCAAGGCTTCCAGCAACCCCCTCCAAAGAACTTCATTGGGGACAATTTCTACGATATGATGTCTCAAATGAACGAGCGAAGTCCGATCCAGAACTTCGAATATCCGAACCAAAACACGCCGGTTTCGGGGGCcaacaatttgaattttaaacctAACGGCTTCCATCAGAACGATTTTATGCAAAGACGTGACATTAATCAGATGCCTCGAGAGAATTATCCAGTAAATGGGTTGAATGAGCAGAGAACGAATTTTGAGAACGCTTTGGGCAATAACCAGGCTTTGTTGAGGCAGAATCAGGAATTGGCCAGACAAATGACCATGTTGATGAGGAATCGACCTCCACCTAACCCTTTGAACGTGGATGTCTCTTTCTTGCATGAGAACACTCCTTTCAATCTTG GTCTGGGCGCGTTGTTAGGGCCTAGTCCGCCCGTCCCGCCGCCAGTGTTGCCATCGCCTATGCTCGATTTACCACTTTTGGCGCCGTTTTATGCTATGAGGAATATGAG AGGTGCAGCGTCATCATCGAGTATCCTCCACGCTCGCCTCGACGCGTGCTACGAGCAATGGCGTCAATTGGAGCGCGAACGCAAGCGGACCGAGGCTAGGCTAGCCTTAGCTTACCCCGGCCGAGCTGTGTCGTCGTCCAACTCCATACCTGTGCCGAGACTGCCTCCTTGCCCCACTAGAGTGGACAGACTCACTGTGGATATGCTGAGGGAACATACTAAG TTAGACAGTATGGCTAGGCTAGCCTTAGCTTACCCCGGCCGAGCTGTGTCGTCGTCCAACTCCATACCTGTGCCGAGACTGCCTCCTTGCCCCACTAGAGTGGACAGACTCACTGTGGATATGCTGAGGGAACATACTAAG GTATTAACCCTAATGGGCAAGATGGAGACACTACGAGCGAGTGTGTGCGTAGCTCAAAACAAGAAGCCAGTTAAATCCGAAGACGCGAAGATCACGGTCCTGAAGCGAGGGCAGGAGAACGTAGCTCATGATAAGGAGAAGGACAGCGGCGTGGACCCGGCCACGTTCGACCCTAGCTCTTGGAAAGACGACGTCAAGAATCTGGCTGAGAT CGCACCGCATAGCGAGGTAGAAAGCGCTATGCTATCATGGCGTAGTGCCGTGGGAGCAGTGCAAGCCGCGCGTCGTCGCGAATTATCGCCGCATCACGCGCGATACATGCGTTCTGACC CGATCCTCCAACTGGCAGAAGCTGTGAAGCAACTCGGCGTGTGCGCTCGGCGCGCGCGCTGCGCCATGTGGTGCGACCTCACCCTCACCGTGGCGctggcgcccgcgcccgcccgcccgcACCGAGCCAAG AGTCCCTTGTTGTGTCGCCTCGTGCCTGCGATCCTCCAACTAGCAGAAGCTGTGAAGCAACTCGGCGTGTGCGCTCGGCGCGCGCGCTGCGCCATGTGGTGCGACCTCACCCTCACCGTGGCGctggcgcccgcgcccgcccgcccgcACCGAGCCAAG AGTCCCCGATCATGTCGCCTCGTCCCTGCGATCCTCCAACTAGCAGAAGCTGTGAAGCAACTCGGCGTGTGCGCTCGGCGCGCGCGCTGCGCCATGTGGTGCGACCTCACCCTCACCGTGGCGctggcgcccgcgcccgcccgcccgcgcccgcccgcccgcACCGAGCCAAGGTCAGTGGCTTGA